A window from Chrysemys picta bellii isolate R12L10 chromosome 2, ASM1138683v2, whole genome shotgun sequence encodes these proteins:
- the NKIRAS1 gene encoding NF-kappa-B inhibitor-interacting Ras-like protein 1 codes for MGKGYKVVICGMASVGKTAILEQLLYGKHTVGLEEGATVEDVYLASVETDRGVKEQLRLYDTTGLQEGVEFPKHYFSVADGFVLVYAVNSLESFQRAEVIKKEIDTVRDKKEVTIVVLGNKTDLTEQRQVETEKAQQWAKAEKVRLWEVTVTDRKTLIEPFTSLASKLSQSQNKSAFPLPGRKSKGNNCDN; via the exons ATGGGAAAGGGCTACAAAGTAGTGATTTGTGGAATGGCATCAGTGGGAAAAACAGCAATTTTGGAGCAGCTTCTCTATGGAAAACATACTGTTG gTTTAGAAGAGGGTGCAACAGTGGAAGATGTGTATTTGGCTTCAGTCGAAACAGATCGTGGGGTAAAGGAACAGTTACGTCTCTATGACACTACAGGTCTGCAAGAGGGAGTAGAGTTTCCAAAGCATTACTTCTCTGTTGCTGATGGTTTTGTTCTTGTGTATGCTGTGAACAGCCTTGAATCCTTCCAGAGAGCAGAAGTGATCAAAAAAGAGATTGACACAGTCAGAGACAAAAAAGAG GTGACAATTGTTGTCTTAGGAAACAAAACTGACCTCACAGAGCAAAGACAAGTGGAAACAGAAAAAGCACAGCAATGGGCAAAGGCTGAGAAGGTGAGACTGTGGGAGGTGACAGTGACAGATCGGAAAACGCTCATTGAACCTTTCACTTCATTAGCCAGCAAGCTTTCCCAATCCCAGAACAAGTCAGCATTTCCCTTGCCTGGGAGGAAGAGCAAAGGCAATAACTGTGATAACTAA
- the RPL15 gene encoding large ribosomal subunit protein eL15: protein MGAYKYIQELWRKKQSDVMRFLLRVRCWQYRQLSALHRAPRPTRPDKARRLGYKAKQGYVIYRIRVRRGGRKRPVPKGATYGKPVNHGVNQLKFARSLQSVAEERAGRHCGALRVLNSYWVGEDSTYKFFEVILIDPFHKAIRRNPDTQWITKPVHKHREMRGLTSAGRKSRGLGKGHKFHHTIGGSRRAAWRRRNTLQLHRYR from the exons atggGTGCCTACAAATACATCCAAGAGCTATGGAGGAAGAAGCAGTCAGATGTGATGCGTTTCCTCCTGCGTGTCCGCTGTTGGCAGTATCGCCAGTTGTCTGCCCTCCATCGAGCTCCCCGACCAACCAGGCCAGACAAAGCCCGTAGACTGGGATATAAGGCTAAACAAG GTTATGTTATCTACCGCATTCGTGTTCGCCGTGGTGGTCGTAAACGCCCAGTCCCAAAAGGTGCTACCTATGGTAAACCTGTAAATCATGGTGTTAACCAGCTGAAATTTGCCCGGAGCCTGCAATCTGTAGCAGAG GAGCGTGCTGGTCGCCACTGTGGGGCTCTGAGAGTGTTGAACTCCTACTGGGTGGGTGAAGATTCCACATACAAGTTCTTTGAGGTAATCCTGATTGATCCATTCCACAAAGCCATCAGACGCAACCCTGACACCCAATGGATCACCAAACCAGTTCACAAACACAGAGAGATGCGTGGGCTGACATCAGCTGGCAGGAAGAGTCGTGGTCTTGGCAAGGGCCACAAATTCCATCACACCATTGGTGGCTCTCGCCGCGCTGCATGGAGAAGACGCAATACCCTGCAGCTCCACCGTTACCGCTAA